A single window of Salvia splendens isolate huo1 chromosome 8, SspV2, whole genome shotgun sequence DNA harbors:
- the LOC121743796 gene encoding uncharacterized protein LOC121743796, translating to MGSFSGLGIGLSFVFGCILMGLVAELYYLLWWKKKLTTTTTTATTKEMQEFSLLFCWRKPKSFGNSNSSSQELTNPANNHQETQDLEIGGNKELALKCEEGIEAELMRVHNLCGPPRFLFTIKEESKEDLELSEDGRSRKGSRTRSLSDLFVDAAPLECYSHHGIINPLFESLPEAELRRLRSSPPPKFKFLRDAEDKLLRRLAQEEAERRIIDQNLQQDSILEDGSFLKFLNVRDKIHNQAKQVLPLPSSPTN from the coding sequence ATGGGATCTTTCAGCGGATTAGGGATCGGTTTGAGCTTTGTGTTTGGCTGCATTTTAATGGGCCTTGTAGCAGAGCTTTACTACCTCCTTTGGTGGAAGAAGAAactcaccaccaccaccaccaccgccaccaccaaaGAAATGCAAGAATTCAGCCTCCTCTTCTGCTGGAGAAAGCCCAAATCATTCGGCAACAGCAACAGCAGCAGCCAAGAACTCACAAATCCAGCAAATAACCACCAAGAAACCCAAGATTTGGAAATTGGGGGAAACAAAGAGCTTGCCCTCAAATGCGAGGAAGGAATTGAAGCAGAATTGATGAGGGTGCACAATCTCTGCGGCCCACCGAGATTCCTCTTCACAATCAAAGAGGAAAGCAAAGAAGATTTAGAATTATCAGAAGATGGGCGATCAAGAAAGGGGTCGAGAACAAGAAGCTTGAGCGATCTCTTTGTTGATGCCGCCCCTTTGGAATGCTACAGCCACCACGGGATCATCAACCCGCTGTTCGAGTCGCTGCCGGAGGCGGAGCTCCGGCGCCTGCGGTCTTCGCCGCCGCCAAAGTTCAAATTTTTAAGGGACGCGGAGGATAAGCTGCTGCGGAGGCTGGCGCAGGAGGAGGCGGAGAGGAGAATCATCGACCAGAATCTTCAGcaagattccattttggaagATGGGTCCTTTCTCAAATTTCTTAATGTGAGAGACAAGATTCACAATCAGGCAAAGCAGGTATTGCcattgccttcttctccaacaAATTAG
- the LOC121744720 gene encoding THO complex subunit 4A-like, whose translation MSGAALDMSLDDLIKNNKKSGAARGGRGRAAGPGPARRPNNRFANRVTPYSAPKAPETAWGHDMFAAGGRSSNIETGTKLYISNLDYGVSNEDIKELFSEVGDLKRNVVHYDRSGRSKGTAEVVFSRRQDAMAAIKRYNNVQLDGKPMKLELVGTNITTPGAGAGAFPPAGAFGDSNVAPRSGQGRGGFGRPRGGRGGRGFGRGRGQGSGQGRGGRGGEKVSAEDLDADLEKYHADAMQTN comes from the exons ATGTCAGGCGCTGCACTCGACATGTCTCTCGACGATCTAATTAAGAACAACAAGAAGTCCGGCGCCGCCCGCGGCGGCAGAGGCCGCGCCGCTGGCCCTGGCCCCGCGCGCCGCCCCAACAACCGTTTCGCCAATCGCGTTACCCCCTATTCCGCTCCCAAG GCTCCTGAGACGGCTTGGGGCCATGACATGTTCGCAGCTGGCGGTCGATCTTCCAATATAGAGACAGGGACGAAGTTGTATATTTCCAATTTGGACTATGGGGTATCGAATGAGGATATTAAG GAGCTGTTTTCGGAGGTTGGAGACCTGAAAAGAAACGTTGTACACTATGATAGGAGTGGACGATCGAAG GGTACCGCTGAAGTAGTCTTTTCAAGACGACAAGATGCCATGGCTGCTATAAAGAGGTATAATAATGTCCAGCTTGATGGTAAACCAATGAAACTAGAACTTGTTGGAACAAACATTACTACGCCTGGTGCTGGTGCTGGAGCTTTTCCTCCTGCTGGTGCTTTTGGCGATTCAAATGTAGCTCCTCGAAG TGGGCAAGGGAGAGGTGGTTTTGGAAGGCCACGGGGTGGAAGAGGAGGTCGTGGATTTGGAAGAGGTCGCGGACAGGGAAGTGGACAGGGAAGGGGGGGCCGCGGTGGTGAGAAGGTGTCTGCTGAAGATCTTGATGCTGATCTAGAGAAGTACCATGCAGATGCAATGCAGACAAACTAA
- the LOC121744718 gene encoding uncharacterized protein LOC121744718 isoform X5: MSSALTPRTAAYLGAVALQIEKKLQRALGSASQSRNLLQELFADIALEVDDRAKEIIFEEEGVVYGAEDRYGRAYCFYDVLADYFVSTPKSGDSIIELIVQLWSQSFASNIFCLLFYKRMFEVRFDNLDVILRYSSALVQGAKNVFWTDIHTNARRFSSLFIYLLEEVAFRPERLKTISPQAQRDLFLLLSRFLFFYDTDDRLEIFLKQFPDFPNAILVGGAPDIFVSELANQLQELKVEPVLLHYLSRVKVLQGWEIS, encoded by the exons ATGTCGTCGGCGTTGACTCCTCGCACAGCTGCTTATCTTGGTGCCGTCGCTCTACAAATCGAGAAGAAGCTCCAACGC GCTTTAGGTTCGGCATCGCAGAGCCGGAACTTGCTGCAGGAGTTGTTCGCCGACATAGCTTTGGAGGTGGATGATCGCGCTAAAG AGATTATTTTTGAAGAGGAAGGTGTAGTTTATGGTGCAGAAGATAGATATGGTCGCGCATACTGCTTCTACGATGTCCTTGCTGATTATTTTGTAAGCACGCCGAAGAGTGGAGATTCGATAATTGAGCTCATAGTACAACTCTGGAGCCAGTCATTTGCATCTAATATATTTTGCCTTTTGTTCTACAAGAGG ATGTTTGAGGTTCGGTTTGATAATCTTGATGTCATATTGCGTTACTCATCTGCTCTAGTCCAAGGTGCTAAAAATGTCTTCTG GACTGACATTCATACAAATGCAAGGCGCTTCTCAAGTCTCTTTATT TATCTTCTTGAAGAAGTTGCTTTCCGTCCAGAGAGATTAAAGACGATCTCCCCACAG GCTCAGAGAgacctttttcttcttctctcaaGATTCCTATTTTTCTATGACACAG ATGATcgacttgaaatatttttgaaGCAATTTCCAGATTTTCCAAATGCCATTTTAGTAGGTGGTGCACCAGACATATTTGTCAGTGAACTTGCTAATCAG CTTCAGGAATTGAAGGTAGAACCGGTCCTTCTTCATTATTTATCTCGTGTAAAAGTTCTTCAAG GTTGGGAAATATCCTAG
- the LOC121744718 gene encoding uncharacterized protein LOC121744718 isoform X6 codes for MSSALTPRTAAYLGAVALQIEKKLQRALGSASQSRNLLQELFADIALEVDDRAKEIIFEEEGVVYGAEDRYGRAYCFYDVLADYFVSTPKSGDSIIELIVQLWSQSFASNIFCLLFYKRMFEVRFDNLDVILRYSSALVQGAKNVFWTDIHTNARRFSSLFIYLLEEVAFRPERLKTISPQAQRDLFLLLSRFLFFYDTDDRLEIFLKQFPDFPNAILVGGAPDIFVSELANQELKVEPVLLHYLSRVKVLQGWEIS; via the exons ATGTCGTCGGCGTTGACTCCTCGCACAGCTGCTTATCTTGGTGCCGTCGCTCTACAAATCGAGAAGAAGCTCCAACGC GCTTTAGGTTCGGCATCGCAGAGCCGGAACTTGCTGCAGGAGTTGTTCGCCGACATAGCTTTGGAGGTGGATGATCGCGCTAAAG AGATTATTTTTGAAGAGGAAGGTGTAGTTTATGGTGCAGAAGATAGATATGGTCGCGCATACTGCTTCTACGATGTCCTTGCTGATTATTTTGTAAGCACGCCGAAGAGTGGAGATTCGATAATTGAGCTCATAGTACAACTCTGGAGCCAGTCATTTGCATCTAATATATTTTGCCTTTTGTTCTACAAGAGG ATGTTTGAGGTTCGGTTTGATAATCTTGATGTCATATTGCGTTACTCATCTGCTCTAGTCCAAGGTGCTAAAAATGTCTTCTG GACTGACATTCATACAAATGCAAGGCGCTTCTCAAGTCTCTTTATT TATCTTCTTGAAGAAGTTGCTTTCCGTCCAGAGAGATTAAAGACGATCTCCCCACAG GCTCAGAGAgacctttttcttcttctctcaaGATTCCTATTTTTCTATGACACAG ATGATcgacttgaaatatttttgaaGCAATTTCCAGATTTTCCAAATGCCATTTTAGTAGGTGGTGCACCAGACATATTTGTCAGTGAACTTGCTAATCAG GAATTGAAGGTAGAACCGGTCCTTCTTCATTATTTATCTCGTGTAAAAGTTCTTCAAG GTTGGGAAATATCCTAG
- the LOC121744718 gene encoding uncharacterized protein LOC121744718 isoform X3, whose product MSSALTPRTAAYLGAVALQIEKKLQRALGSASQSRNLLQELFADIALEVDDRAKEIIFEEEGVVYGAEDRYGRAYCFYDVLADYFVSTPKSGDSIIELIVQLWSQSFASNIFCLLFYKRMFEVRFDNLDVILRYSSALVQGAKNVFWTDIHTNARRFSSLFIYLLEEVAFRPERLKTISPQAQRDLFLLLSRFLFFYDTDFPNAILVGGAPDIFVSELANQLQELKVEPVLLHYLSRVKVLQGLEIRVATSRRLKTCLYSFTSPGGPM is encoded by the exons ATGTCGTCGGCGTTGACTCCTCGCACAGCTGCTTATCTTGGTGCCGTCGCTCTACAAATCGAGAAGAAGCTCCAACGC GCTTTAGGTTCGGCATCGCAGAGCCGGAACTTGCTGCAGGAGTTGTTCGCCGACATAGCTTTGGAGGTGGATGATCGCGCTAAAG AGATTATTTTTGAAGAGGAAGGTGTAGTTTATGGTGCAGAAGATAGATATGGTCGCGCATACTGCTTCTACGATGTCCTTGCTGATTATTTTGTAAGCACGCCGAAGAGTGGAGATTCGATAATTGAGCTCATAGTACAACTCTGGAGCCAGTCATTTGCATCTAATATATTTTGCCTTTTGTTCTACAAGAGG ATGTTTGAGGTTCGGTTTGATAATCTTGATGTCATATTGCGTTACTCATCTGCTCTAGTCCAAGGTGCTAAAAATGTCTTCTG GACTGACATTCATACAAATGCAAGGCGCTTCTCAAGTCTCTTTATT TATCTTCTTGAAGAAGTTGCTTTCCGTCCAGAGAGATTAAAGACGATCTCCCCACAG GCTCAGAGAgacctttttcttcttctctcaaGATTCCTATTTTTCTATGACACAG ATTTTCCAAATGCCATTTTAGTAGGTGGTGCACCAGACATATTTGTCAGTGAACTTGCTAATCAG CTTCAGGAATTGAAGGTAGAACCGGTCCTTCTTCATTATTTATCTCGTGTAAAAGTTCTTCAAG GCCTAGAAATAAGAGTAGCAACAAGTAGAAGATTAAAAACATGCTTATATAGTTTCACGTCCCCTGGTGGTCCCatgtag
- the LOC121744718 gene encoding uncharacterized protein LOC121744718 isoform X1 — translation MSSALTPRTAAYLGAVALQIEKKLQRALGSASQSRNLLQELFADIALEVDDRAKEIIFEEEGVVYGAEDRYGRAYCFYDVLADYFVSTPKSGDSIIELIVQLWSQSFASNIFCLLFYKRMFEVRFDNLDVILRYSSALVQGAKNVFWTDIHTNARRFSSLFIYLLEEVAFRPERLKTISPQAQRDLFLLLSRFLFFYDTDDRLEIFLKQFPDFPNAILVGGAPDIFVSELANQLQELKVEPVLLHYLSRVKVLQGLEIRVATSRRLKTCLYSFTSPGGPM, via the exons ATGTCGTCGGCGTTGACTCCTCGCACAGCTGCTTATCTTGGTGCCGTCGCTCTACAAATCGAGAAGAAGCTCCAACGC GCTTTAGGTTCGGCATCGCAGAGCCGGAACTTGCTGCAGGAGTTGTTCGCCGACATAGCTTTGGAGGTGGATGATCGCGCTAAAG AGATTATTTTTGAAGAGGAAGGTGTAGTTTATGGTGCAGAAGATAGATATGGTCGCGCATACTGCTTCTACGATGTCCTTGCTGATTATTTTGTAAGCACGCCGAAGAGTGGAGATTCGATAATTGAGCTCATAGTACAACTCTGGAGCCAGTCATTTGCATCTAATATATTTTGCCTTTTGTTCTACAAGAGG ATGTTTGAGGTTCGGTTTGATAATCTTGATGTCATATTGCGTTACTCATCTGCTCTAGTCCAAGGTGCTAAAAATGTCTTCTG GACTGACATTCATACAAATGCAAGGCGCTTCTCAAGTCTCTTTATT TATCTTCTTGAAGAAGTTGCTTTCCGTCCAGAGAGATTAAAGACGATCTCCCCACAG GCTCAGAGAgacctttttcttcttctctcaaGATTCCTATTTTTCTATGACACAG ATGATcgacttgaaatatttttgaaGCAATTTCCAGATTTTCCAAATGCCATTTTAGTAGGTGGTGCACCAGACATATTTGTCAGTGAACTTGCTAATCAG CTTCAGGAATTGAAGGTAGAACCGGTCCTTCTTCATTATTTATCTCGTGTAAAAGTTCTTCAAG GCCTAGAAATAAGAGTAGCAACAAGTAGAAGATTAAAAACATGCTTATATAGTTTCACGTCCCCTGGTGGTCCCatgtag
- the LOC121744718 gene encoding uncharacterized protein LOC121744718 isoform X2 codes for MSSALTPRTAAYLGAVALQIEKKLQRALGSASQSRNLLQELFADIALEVDDRAKEIIFEEEGVVYGAEDRYGRAYCFYDVLADYFVSTPKSGDSIIELIVQLWSQSFASNIFCLLFYKRMFEVRFDNLDVILRYSSALVQGAKNVFWTDIHTNARRFSSLFIYLLEEVAFRPERLKTISPQAQRDLFLLLSRFLFFYDTDDRLEIFLKQFPDFPNAILVGGAPDIFVSELANQELKVEPVLLHYLSRVKVLQGLEIRVATSRRLKTCLYSFTSPGGPM; via the exons ATGTCGTCGGCGTTGACTCCTCGCACAGCTGCTTATCTTGGTGCCGTCGCTCTACAAATCGAGAAGAAGCTCCAACGC GCTTTAGGTTCGGCATCGCAGAGCCGGAACTTGCTGCAGGAGTTGTTCGCCGACATAGCTTTGGAGGTGGATGATCGCGCTAAAG AGATTATTTTTGAAGAGGAAGGTGTAGTTTATGGTGCAGAAGATAGATATGGTCGCGCATACTGCTTCTACGATGTCCTTGCTGATTATTTTGTAAGCACGCCGAAGAGTGGAGATTCGATAATTGAGCTCATAGTACAACTCTGGAGCCAGTCATTTGCATCTAATATATTTTGCCTTTTGTTCTACAAGAGG ATGTTTGAGGTTCGGTTTGATAATCTTGATGTCATATTGCGTTACTCATCTGCTCTAGTCCAAGGTGCTAAAAATGTCTTCTG GACTGACATTCATACAAATGCAAGGCGCTTCTCAAGTCTCTTTATT TATCTTCTTGAAGAAGTTGCTTTCCGTCCAGAGAGATTAAAGACGATCTCCCCACAG GCTCAGAGAgacctttttcttcttctctcaaGATTCCTATTTTTCTATGACACAG ATGATcgacttgaaatatttttgaaGCAATTTCCAGATTTTCCAAATGCCATTTTAGTAGGTGGTGCACCAGACATATTTGTCAGTGAACTTGCTAATCAG GAATTGAAGGTAGAACCGGTCCTTCTTCATTATTTATCTCGTGTAAAAGTTCTTCAAG GCCTAGAAATAAGAGTAGCAACAAGTAGAAGATTAAAAACATGCTTATATAGTTTCACGTCCCCTGGTGGTCCCatgtag
- the LOC121744718 gene encoding uncharacterized protein LOC121744718 isoform X4, protein MSSALTPRTAAYLGAVALQIEKKLQRALGSASQSRNLLQELFADIALEVDDRAKEIIFEEEGVVYGAEDRYGRAYCFYDVLADYFVSTPKSGDSIIELIVQLWSQSFASNIFCLLFYKRMFEVRFDNLDVILRYSSALVQGAKNVFWTDIHTNARRFSSLFIYLLEEVAFRPERLKTISPQAQRDLFLLLSRFLFFYDTDFPNAILVGGAPDIFVSELANQELKVEPVLLHYLSRVKVLQGLEIRVATSRRLKTCLYSFTSPGGPM, encoded by the exons ATGTCGTCGGCGTTGACTCCTCGCACAGCTGCTTATCTTGGTGCCGTCGCTCTACAAATCGAGAAGAAGCTCCAACGC GCTTTAGGTTCGGCATCGCAGAGCCGGAACTTGCTGCAGGAGTTGTTCGCCGACATAGCTTTGGAGGTGGATGATCGCGCTAAAG AGATTATTTTTGAAGAGGAAGGTGTAGTTTATGGTGCAGAAGATAGATATGGTCGCGCATACTGCTTCTACGATGTCCTTGCTGATTATTTTGTAAGCACGCCGAAGAGTGGAGATTCGATAATTGAGCTCATAGTACAACTCTGGAGCCAGTCATTTGCATCTAATATATTTTGCCTTTTGTTCTACAAGAGG ATGTTTGAGGTTCGGTTTGATAATCTTGATGTCATATTGCGTTACTCATCTGCTCTAGTCCAAGGTGCTAAAAATGTCTTCTG GACTGACATTCATACAAATGCAAGGCGCTTCTCAAGTCTCTTTATT TATCTTCTTGAAGAAGTTGCTTTCCGTCCAGAGAGATTAAAGACGATCTCCCCACAG GCTCAGAGAgacctttttcttcttctctcaaGATTCCTATTTTTCTATGACACAG ATTTTCCAAATGCCATTTTAGTAGGTGGTGCACCAGACATATTTGTCAGTGAACTTGCTAATCAG GAATTGAAGGTAGAACCGGTCCTTCTTCATTATTTATCTCGTGTAAAAGTTCTTCAAG GCCTAGAAATAAGAGTAGCAACAAGTAGAAGATTAAAAACATGCTTATATAGTTTCACGTCCCCTGGTGGTCCCatgtag
- the LOC121743035 gene encoding actin-depolymerizing factor 3-like — translation MANSASGIAVHDECKLKFMELKTKRSHRFIVFKIEEKQVIVEKLGEPAQTYDDFTAHLPADECRYAIYDFDYFTEENVPKSRIFFIAWSPDTAKVRSKMIYASSKDRFKRELDGIQIELQATDPTEMGLDVFKSRAN, via the exons ATG GCCAATTCAGCATCAGGGATTGCTGTGCATGACGAGTGCAAACTGAAGTTTATGGAGTTGAAAACTAAGCGATCACACCGATTCATTGTTTTCAAGATCGAAGAGAAGCAGGTTATTGTGGAGAAGCTTGGAGAACCAGCCCAAACTTATGATGACTTTACTGCACACCTTCCTGCTGACGAGTGCAGATACGCAATATATGACTTTGACTATTTCACCGAAGAGAATGTCCCAAAGAGCAGGATATTCTTCATCGCCTG GTCCCCCGACACTGCAAAAGTTAGGAGCAAGATGATCTACGCAAGCTCAAAGGACAGGTTCAAGAGGGAGCTGGATGGCATCCAGATTGAGCTGCAAGCAACTGACCCAACTGAGATGGGTCTGGATGTCTTCAAAAGCCGCGCAAATTAA
- the LOC121742895 gene encoding actin-depolymerizing factor 3-like, translated as MANSASGIAVHDECKLKFMELKTKRSHRFIVFKIEEKQVIVEKLGEPAQTYDDFTAHLPADECRYAIYDFDYFTEENVPKSRIFFIAWSPDTAKVRSKMIYASSKDRFKRELDGIQIELQATDPTEMGLDVFKSRAN; from the exons ATG GCCAATTCAGCATCTGGAATTGCTGTGCATGACGAGTGCAAGCTGAAGTTTATGGAGTTGAAAACTAAGCGATCACACCGTTTCATAGTTTTCAAGATCGAAGAGAAGCAGGTTATCGTGGAGAAGCTTGGAGAACCAGCCCAAACTTATGATGACTTTACTGCACACCTTCCTGCTGACGAGTGCAGATACGCAATATATGACTTTGACTATTTCACCGAAGAGAATGTCCCAAAGAGTAGGATATTCTTCATCGCCTG GTCCCCCGACACTGCAAAAGTTAGGAGCAAGATGATCTACGCAAGCTCAAAGGACAGGTTCAAGAGGGAGCTGGATGGCATCCAGATTGAGCTGCAAGCAACTGACCCAACTGAGATGGGTCTGGATGTCTTCAAAAGCCGCGCAAATTAA